The Streptomonospora litoralis genome window below encodes:
- the dcd gene encoding dCTP deaminase, whose amino-acid sequence MLLSDRDIRSEIESGRVKIHPYDPGLVQPSSVDVRLDRYFRVFENHKYPHIDPAVEQPALTRLVEPDGDEPFILHPGEFVLASTYEVVALPDDIASRLEGKSSLGRLGLLTHSTAGFIDPGFSGHVTLELSNVATLPMKLYPGMRIGQLCMFRLTSPAEFPYGSARYGSRYQGQRGPTPSRSFKNFRWGMAEGGPAQV is encoded by the coding sequence GTGCTGCTCTCCGATCGCGACATCAGGTCTGAAATCGAGTCCGGGCGGGTCAAGATCCATCCGTACGACCCCGGGCTCGTCCAGCCGTCGAGTGTGGATGTTCGGCTGGACCGGTACTTCCGGGTGTTCGAGAACCACAAGTACCCCCACATCGACCCCGCGGTGGAGCAGCCTGCGCTGACCCGGCTGGTGGAGCCGGACGGGGACGAGCCGTTCATTCTGCATCCCGGGGAGTTCGTGCTGGCATCCACCTATGAGGTCGTGGCGCTGCCCGACGACATCGCCAGCCGGCTGGAGGGCAAGAGTTCGCTGGGGCGGCTCGGGCTGCTGACGCACTCGACGGCCGGGTTCATCGATCCCGGCTTCTCCGGGCACGTGACCCTGGAGCTGTCGAACGTGGCAACCCTGCCGATGAAGCTCTACCCGGGGATGCGCATCGGGCAGCTGTGCATGTTCCGGCTCACCTCGCCCGCGGAATTCCCGTACGGTTCGGCGCGGTACGGGTCGCGCTACCAGGGGCAGCGGGGGCCGACCCCCTCGCGGTCGTTCAAGAACTTCCGCTGGGGGATGGCTGAGGGCGGCCCCGCGCAGGTGTAG
- a CDS encoding SDR family NAD(P)-dependent oxidoreductase → MTTNQSPQHKLGSGFGAGTTAGEVLQGVDLSGRLAIVTGGYSGLGLETTRALAEAGARVVVPARRRSAAEEAAAGIGEQSGAEVAERVEVEQLDLADLDSVRRFAEDFLDSGRSADIVIDNAGIMACPETRVGPGWEAQFATNHLGHFALVNRLWPAISGGGGGRVVSVSSRGHHRSPIRWDDVHFEQGYDKWAAYGQAKTANVLFAVHLDALAKDAGVRAFSLHPGGILTPLQRHLAAEEMVAAGWIDEQGNQINPNFKTPEQGAATQVWAATSPQLAGMGGVYCEDCDIAEPVQEGDEHTSSGVRTYAIDPDQAARLWNLSAELTGVDAFAR, encoded by the coding sequence ATGACAACGAACCAGTCACCGCAGCACAAGCTCGGCTCGGGATTCGGCGCCGGGACCACCGCCGGGGAAGTTTTGCAAGGAGTCGACCTCAGCGGCCGACTCGCCATCGTCACGGGCGGCTACTCCGGGCTCGGCCTGGAGACCACGCGCGCCCTCGCCGAGGCGGGAGCCCGCGTCGTCGTACCGGCCCGGCGCCGGTCGGCCGCCGAGGAGGCCGCCGCCGGGATCGGTGAGCAGTCCGGTGCCGAGGTCGCGGAGCGCGTCGAGGTGGAGCAGCTCGACCTCGCCGACCTCGACAGCGTGCGCCGCTTCGCCGAGGACTTCCTCGACTCCGGCCGCAGCGCCGACATCGTCATCGACAACGCCGGGATCATGGCCTGCCCGGAGACTCGCGTCGGCCCGGGTTGGGAGGCCCAGTTCGCGACCAACCACCTCGGCCACTTCGCCCTGGTCAACCGCCTCTGGCCGGCCATCTCCGGCGGCGGGGGCGGCCGCGTCGTCTCGGTGTCGTCGCGGGGGCACCACCGCTCCCCCATCCGCTGGGACGACGTCCACTTCGAGCAGGGCTACGACAAGTGGGCGGCCTACGGCCAGGCGAAGACCGCCAACGTGCTCTTCGCCGTCCACCTCGACGCCCTGGCGAAGGACGCGGGAGTACGGGCGTTCTCGCTGCACCCGGGAGGCATCCTGACGCCGCTGCAGCGGCACCTCGCTGCAGAGGAGATGGTGGCCGCCGGGTGGATCGATGAGCAGGGCAACCAGATCAACCCCAACTTCAAGACACCCGAGCAGGGCGCGGCCACCCAGGTGTGGGCGGCGACGTCCCCGCAGCTGGCCGGCATGGGCGGCGTGTACTGCGAGGACTGCGACATCGCCGAACCGGTGCAGGAAGGCGACGAGCACACGTCGTCGGGAGTGCGCACCTACGCGATCGACCCGGACCAGGCGGCCCGCCTGTGGAACCTGTCGGCCGAGCTGACAGGCGTGGACGCGTTCGCGCGGTAG
- a CDS encoding site-specific integrase: MIHRTGRAVFALRVHHLARADLRCRLHPVIRPEVRVHQGARNHPAGHENLRGARPLPGHTDETAPHALGPGTFTLGAPKTKQSRRRIALSPRTIALIQPRLEGKDPEDYVFTTEQGAWWRHSSFYNRRWTKAVQRAQAAGLTKRPRIHDLRHTHVSWLIEENVHAFKIQRRLGHKSITTTMDRYGHLVTDLDDDLLSAMSHRRSFSRNSGVGSMRCMRTADSSPRRHIRLPQPPSTSRMASSARSGCCSCSRSRGLR, encoded by the coding sequence ATGATTCATCGAACAGGCAGGGCTGTTTTTGCGCTTAGGGTGCACCACCTCGCGCGGGCGGATCTGCGGTGCAGACTCCATCCCGTCATCCGGCCCGAGGTGAGGGTGCACCAGGGTGCACGGAACCACCCCGCCGGCCACGAGAACCTCCGAGGTGCTCGACCACTGCCAGGGCACACTGACGAAACAGCGCCTCACGCCCTGGGGCCAGGCACCTTCACACTCGGCGCCCCCAAGACCAAGCAGTCCCGGCGCCGCATCGCCCTCTCACCGCGCACCATCGCCCTAATTCAGCCGCGTCTGGAGGGCAAGGATCCCGAGGACTACGTGTTCACCACCGAGCAGGGCGCCTGGTGGCGCCACTCCTCCTTCTACAACCGCCGCTGGACCAAGGCCGTCCAACGCGCCCAAGCCGCCGGCCTGACCAAGAGGCCCCGCATCCACGACCTGCGCCACACTCACGTCTCCTGGCTCATCGAGGAGAACGTCCACGCCTTCAAGATCCAGCGCCGCCTGGGACATAAGTCCATCACCACCACCATGGACCGCTACGGCCACCTCGTCACCGACCTGGACGACGACCTGCTGTCCGCCATGAGCCACCGCCGCTCCTTCAGTAGGAACTCCGGGGTAGGGTCCATGCGCTGCATGCGCACGGCCGACTCGTCCCCGAGGCGCCACATTCGATTGCCCCAGCCGCCCTCCACCTCGCGGATGGCCAGTTCTGCGAGGTCTGGATGTTGCTCCTGCAG